From Butyricimonas paravirosa, one genomic window encodes:
- a CDS encoding lysylphosphatidylglycerol synthase transmembrane domain-containing protein, producing the protein MLVTVFLFWLVYRDQNFDDLMKVLRDDVDYTWIWVAIVFGLLSHVSRSLRWQMLTKSMGYRISFMNSFMGVMIGYFANMAIPRMGEFTRCGVVSKYENVPFSKLLGTVVTERVFDMIMLLLLTLVVVVSQFKQVGIFLDNNEEIKQKLYTMFHSPWTYVVLGVLIVGVAGFFWFVRKGTFFTRLHHFLSGMKEGLLTVKDVKHKWLFIGHTIFIWLMYFLMLYVCFFCFQFTSHLGPMVGLTVFVLSSYGMVAPVQGGVGAWHFMVIAALMIYLPHTEEIASLSKTFALLTHGTMTLLYIVVGVLCLLFLPIYNRK; encoded by the coding sequence TTGCTGGTAACAGTTTTTTTGTTCTGGCTGGTGTATCGAGATCAAAATTTCGATGACTTGATGAAGGTTTTGCGTGATGATGTCGACTATACGTGGATATGGGTAGCGATTGTTTTCGGTTTACTTAGCCACGTGAGTCGTTCTCTGCGTTGGCAGATGTTGACGAAATCTATGGGATACCGGATTTCTTTCATGAATAGTTTCATGGGGGTGATGATTGGTTATTTTGCTAATATGGCGATTCCCCGGATGGGTGAGTTTACCCGTTGTGGAGTGGTGAGTAAATATGAGAACGTGCCATTCTCGAAGTTATTGGGAACGGTTGTTACCGAGCGGGTATTTGACATGATTATGTTGCTGTTGCTTACTTTGGTTGTTGTTGTTTCGCAATTTAAACAGGTCGGGATATTCCTGGATAATAATGAAGAGATTAAACAAAAGTTATACACGATGTTTCATTCCCCATGGACTTACGTGGTGTTGGGAGTATTGATCGTGGGGGTGGCAGGTTTCTTCTGGTTTGTACGGAAAGGTACTTTCTTCACCCGGTTACATCATTTTTTATCGGGAATGAAAGAAGGTTTATTGACCGTGAAGGACGTGAAACATAAGTGGTTATTTATCGGTCATACGATTTTTATCTGGCTGATGTATTTTCTGATGCTATACGTTTGTTTCTTTTGTTTCCAGTTCACCTCTCACTTGGGACCGATGGTTGGTTTGACCGTGTTTGTTCTTTCCAGTTACGGGATGGTGGCTCCGGTACAAGGTGGCGTGGGTGCGTGGCATTTCATGGTGATTGCAGCCTTGATGATTTATTTACCGCATACGGAAGAAATTGCCAGCCTGTCTAAGACATTTGCTTTGTTGACTCACGGCACGATGACATTGTTGTATATCGTGGTAGGCGTGTTGTGTTTGTTATTCTTGCCAATATATAATCGGAAGTAA
- the rsmG gene encoding 16S rRNA (guanine(527)-N(7))-methyltransferase RsmG, which yields MNVHHVLHSLAIAKVISFKAGTKVLDVGTGGGFPGIPLAIMFPEVDFFLVDSIGKKIKVVEGVAGALGLKNVIARQLRVETMKEKFDFIVSRAVTAFPAFVALTRKRIRENSFNDLSNGILYLKGGDFEEEIRDFKDKISVYNIPDFFEEEFFETKKLIYMKFLK from the coding sequence TTGAACGTGCATCATGTTTTACATTCTTTGGCGATAGCAAAGGTGATTTCTTTCAAAGCGGGGACAAAAGTGTTGGATGTCGGAACGGGAGGAGGTTTTCCCGGAATTCCGTTGGCTATTATGTTTCCTGAGGTAGATTTTTTCCTGGTAGATTCTATCGGGAAGAAAATTAAAGTGGTAGAGGGCGTTGCAGGAGCTTTAGGCTTAAAAAATGTGATAGCAAGGCAATTGAGAGTAGAGACGATGAAAGAAAAATTTGATTTCATCGTGAGTCGTGCCGTGACGGCTTTTCCGGCTTTTGTAGCCTTGACCAGAAAGCGTATTCGAGAGAATAGTTTCAACGATTTGTCCAATGGGATTTTGTATCTGAAGGGAGGGGATTTTGAAGAAGAGATTCGGGATTTCAAGGATAAAATTTCTGTTTATAATATTCCTGATTTTTTTGAGGAAGAGTTTTTCGAAACGAAGAAATTAATTTATATGAAATTCCTCAAATAA
- a CDS encoding IS1380-like element IS612 family transposase: MAKVQIKSEKLTPFGGIFSIMEKFDSMLSPVIDSTLGQRCRSIIGYQFSEIVRSLMSVYFCGGSCVEDVTSQLMRHLSYHPTLRTCSSDTILRAIKELTKENISYTSDQGKTYDFNTADKLNTLLINALVSTGELKEIEEYDVDFDHQFLETEKYDAKPTYKKFLGYRPGVYVIGDKIVYIENSDGNTNVRFHQADTHKRFFALLESQNIRVNRFRADCGSCSKEIVSEIEKHCKHFYIRANRCSSLYNDIFALRGWKTEEINGIQFELNSILVEKWEGKCYRLVIQRQRRNSGDLDLWEGEYTYRCILTNDYKSSTRDIVEFYNLRGGKERIFDDMNNGFGWSRLPKSFMAENTVFLLLTALIHNFYKTIMSRLDTKAFGLKKTSRIKAFVFRFISVPAKWIMTARQYVLNIYTENRAYAKPFKTEFG; this comes from the coding sequence ATGGCAAAGGTACAAATAAAATCTGAGAAACTCACACCTTTTGGAGGAATTTTTTCAATCATGGAGAAATTTGACTCCATGCTTTCACCCGTTATCGACTCAACACTGGGTCAGAGATGCCGCAGTATCATCGGATATCAGTTCAGCGAGATAGTCCGTTCGCTGATGAGCGTTTATTTCTGTGGCGGCTCATGCGTGGAAGACGTAACGTCACAACTGATGCGCCATCTCTCGTATCATCCTACCCTTCGTACATGCAGCTCTGATACCATCCTCAGAGCCATCAAGGAACTGACAAAGGAAAACATCTCCTATACTTCCGACCAAGGCAAGACCTATGATTTCAATACTGCAGACAAACTCAACACATTGCTTATAAACGCTTTGGTTTCTACAGGCGAGTTGAAGGAAATTGAGGAATACGATGTTGACTTTGACCATCAGTTTCTTGAAACGGAGAAGTATGATGCAAAACCGACCTACAAAAAGTTCCTCGGCTACAGGCCTGGCGTATATGTTATCGGTGACAAGATAGTCTATATCGAGAACAGCGATGGCAACACGAATGTGCGTTTTCATCAGGCAGACACCCATAAGAGATTCTTCGCTCTTCTGGAATCCCAGAACATCCGTGTAAATCGCTTCAGGGCAGACTGCGGTTCCTGCTCGAAGGAAATCGTCAGTGAGATAGAGAAGCATTGCAAACATTTCTACATCCGTGCCAACCGATGCAGTTCGCTCTACAATGACATCTTTGCTCTGAGAGGATGGAAGACGGAGGAGATTAACGGCATCCAGTTCGAACTCAATTCCATTCTCGTTGAGAAATGGGAAGGCAAGTGCTATCGTCTTGTCATCCAGAGACAAAGACGCAACAGTGGCGACCTTGACCTGTGGGAAGGCGAATACACTTACCGTTGTATTCTGACCAACGATTACAAGTCATCGACAAGGGACATTGTTGAATTCTACAATCTGCGTGGCGGCAAGGAACGTATCTTTGACGACATGAACAACGGATTCGGTTGGAGCAGGCTCCCCAAGTCATTCATGGCGGAGAATACTGTCTTTCTTCTGCTTACTGCATTGATACACAATTTCTACAAGACCATCATGAGCAGGCTTGACACCAAGGCTTTTGGGCTCAAGAAAACGAGTCGCATAAAGGCTTTTGTCTTCAGATTCATCTCCGTACCTGCCAAGTGGATCATGACTGCAAGGCAATACGTGCTGAATATCTACACAGAGAACCGCGCTTATGCAAAACCCTTCAAAACAGAATTCGGATAA
- the mgtE gene encoding magnesium transporter, translating into MQQFELSEELVSQIEGLIKADNKEDVAKLVEPLHPADIAEIMNELDTKEAQFLFLLLDEEKAGDVLAEIEEDERQRFIDSFPPEVIAKRFVDNMDTDDAADLVGSMPNEQQQEVLSHMEDLEQAGDIVDLLHYDEDSAGGLMGKELVKVNENWTVLTCLRELSRQAENLDEIFYIYVVDDDNILKGRLSLKKMILSPTSTKIQSIYNPDVTYVTTDEPAESVGRIMQKYDLVAIPVVDSIGRLVGRITIDDVVDVIREEAEKDYQMMSGISQDVESSDTIWDQTKARLPWLIIGLFGGMLAAYMISFYEADIALFPATAMFIPVITAMGGNVGIQSSAIVVKGLASNTLTSKNILQSISKEISCAVINACICSSIIFILSLCFNLTSLAMPITVTISLFIVIMFASMFGTAFPLLLNKLKIDPALATGPFITLTNDIIGLNIYLFTGKAILGWLL; encoded by the coding sequence ATGCAACAGTTTGAACTCTCGGAAGAATTAGTTTCCCAGATAGAGGGACTGATAAAAGCGGATAATAAAGAAGATGTCGCCAAGTTGGTAGAACCTCTTCATCCGGCGGATATTGCCGAAATCATGAATGAATTGGACACCAAAGAAGCCCAATTCCTGTTTCTGTTGCTAGATGAAGAGAAAGCCGGAGACGTTCTGGCAGAAATCGAAGAAGACGAAAGACAACGATTTATCGATTCTTTCCCCCCGGAAGTTATAGCCAAACGTTTCGTGGATAACATGGACACGGACGATGCCGCCGACCTCGTGGGTAGTATGCCCAACGAACAGCAGCAAGAAGTTCTTTCACACATGGAAGACCTCGAACAAGCGGGAGACATCGTCGATCTGTTGCATTACGACGAAGATTCTGCCGGTGGACTTATGGGTAAAGAGCTAGTGAAAGTCAACGAGAATTGGACCGTCCTCACCTGTCTACGCGAACTTAGTCGACAAGCAGAGAACCTAGATGAAATATTTTACATCTACGTCGTTGATGACGACAACATCTTGAAAGGAAGACTTTCATTGAAAAAGATGATTCTTTCCCCGACATCTACCAAAATCCAAAGTATATATAACCCGGACGTAACCTACGTGACCACCGATGAACCAGCCGAATCCGTGGGACGTATCATGCAGAAGTACGATTTAGTCGCCATTCCCGTGGTTGATTCTATCGGACGTCTTGTCGGACGAATCACGATCGACGACGTGGTTGACGTGATCCGGGAAGAAGCAGAAAAAGACTACCAGATGATGTCCGGTATCTCGCAAGACGTGGAATCATCCGACACGATTTGGGACCAAACGAAAGCTCGTCTCCCGTGGCTGATCATCGGTTTATTCGGAGGAATGCTTGCAGCCTATATGATTTCTTTCTACGAGGCAGACATTGCCTTATTCCCAGCAACAGCCATGTTCATTCCTGTTATCACCGCCATGGGGGGAAACGTGGGTATCCAGTCTTCCGCCATCGTGGTAAAAGGACTTGCCTCCAACACCCTGACATCAAAAAACATATTACAAAGTATCTCAAAAGAAATTTCATGTGCGGTCATAAATGCCTGCATCTGTTCTTCCATCATTTTTATCCTATCCCTTTGTTTCAACCTAACATCACTTGCCATGCCCATCACGGTAACTATATCCTTGTTTATCGTGATCATGTTCGCATCCATGTTCGGTACAGCATTCCCGTTATTACTCAATAAACTAAAGATAGATCCGGCTCTAGCTACCGGACCGTTTATCACCCTAACGAACGACATCATCGGTTTGAACATTTATCTTTTCACGGGAAAGGCCATTCTAGGCTGGCTACTGTAA
- a CDS encoding deoxyguanosinetriphosphate triphosphohydrolase, with protein sequence MDWNKLLSSRRYQPGSTITMFRSHDRSQFQRDYDRLIFSSPFRRLQNKTQVFPLPGNIFVHNRLTHSLEVASVGRSLGNKIAQFVKTKEALEHPEILEEIGTIVSTACLAHDLGNPPFGHSGEEAISYFFTEGEGQYLKKLLTDEEWADISHFEGNANAFRLLTHSFNGRRPGGYTMTFTTLASIVKYPFESKASLKGHKYGFFQSEKEIYKEVAEELGIIQLNSKPLQYVRHPLVYLVEAADDICYQIMDIEDSHKLKILSYDETTRILLNFYDKDTDKEDLKTISRTFKIVTDKNECIAFLRAGIINKLINACADIFCQNYEAIMNGTFQGSLIHHLTGTNKQAYETCTELAYSRIYHTNIVTQIQIAGFKILATILKEYIDAVLKPETYYARNILSVMPEQYKVHQDDSIYTKIQTVTDYVSGMTDSYALNLYRKIKGIELPEIR encoded by the coding sequence ATGGACTGGAATAAATTATTATCATCGAGACGTTATCAACCGGGAAGTACTATCACCATGTTTCGATCTCATGACCGATCACAATTTCAAAGAGACTACGATCGTTTAATCTTTTCCTCTCCATTTCGACGATTACAAAATAAAACACAAGTATTCCCGTTACCGGGCAATATCTTTGTACATAACCGTCTAACTCATAGCCTAGAAGTAGCTAGCGTGGGACGTTCGCTAGGAAACAAGATTGCACAATTTGTTAAAACCAAAGAGGCATTGGAACACCCGGAAATCCTCGAAGAAATCGGTACCATTGTTAGTACGGCCTGTTTAGCTCACGATTTGGGGAATCCTCCTTTCGGACATTCCGGAGAAGAGGCTATTTCTTATTTTTTCACGGAAGGAGAAGGACAATACTTGAAAAAACTCCTGACGGACGAGGAATGGGCTGACATCAGTCATTTCGAAGGTAACGCAAATGCTTTCCGGTTATTAACCCATAGCTTTAACGGACGCAGACCAGGTGGTTACACGATGACCTTTACCACTCTTGCATCCATTGTTAAATACCCATTTGAATCTAAAGCCTCCCTCAAAGGACATAAATACGGATTTTTCCAAAGTGAAAAAGAAATATACAAGGAAGTAGCCGAAGAACTTGGTATTATCCAACTCAACTCAAAACCTTTGCAATACGTCCGCCATCCACTCGTTTATCTGGTTGAAGCCGCTGACGATATTTGCTATCAGATCATGGATATTGAAGACTCTCACAAGCTAAAAATTCTATCCTATGATGAAACTACCCGGATACTTCTTAATTTCTACGACAAAGATACAGACAAGGAAGATTTAAAGACGATCTCCAGAACCTTCAAAATTGTCACGGACAAAAACGAATGTATCGCATTTCTACGTGCAGGTATTATTAATAAATTAATCAATGCCTGTGCAGACATCTTTTGCCAAAACTACGAGGCAATCATGAACGGAACCTTTCAAGGCAGCTTGATACATCACTTAACAGGCACCAATAAACAAGCCTATGAAACCTGTACCGAATTAGCCTATTCCCGGATTTATCACACGAATATCGTTACACAAATACAGATTGCAGGTTTCAAAATCCTTGCCACCATATTAAAAGAATATATTGATGCTGTTCTGAAACCAGAAACCTATTATGCCCGGAATATTCTATCCGTTATGCCAGAACAATACAAAGTTCATCAAGATGATTCCATTTACACGAAAATACAAACGGTAACGGATTACGTCTCAGGAATGACGGATTCTTACGCTTTAAATTTATACCGCAAAATAAAAGGTATCGAGTTACCAGAAATCAGATAA
- a CDS encoding IS4 family transposase, whose product MNQGKFVFSQVVEYIPRYQFDKLVKQYKGDWHTKNLSSYNHLLHLLFGQLTGCDSLRDICLCLEAHNKMLYHLGFRKAVNHTSLSRANESRDYRIFEGLGLYLIATVRPMFSNIQLSQITIDNVIYALDSTTISTSIRLATWALGKYSKGAVKMHALLDLRGSIPANIHITDGKWHDSNELDALAPEPYAFYVMDKAYVDFKALFRFHQAQAFWVSRPKENMKFETVEQMDISDVKSGVLEDSRIRVTGYNSSKLYPEAMRFVRVYDPDNDTIVDFISNNFEVSALEISNLYRHRWDIEVFFKWIKQNITVKTLWGYSENAVKIHLWAAIISYLTVVRIKVASNSPYSITEVATLIRISALERTDLRSLITKLDSSIISNQNVKELSLFDDI is encoded by the coding sequence ATGAATCAAGGCAAGTTTGTATTTTCCCAAGTTGTCGAGTATATACCGCGTTATCAGTTTGATAAACTCGTAAAGCAATATAAAGGAGATTGGCATACCAAAAATCTCAGCAGTTACAATCACCTCCTTCATCTGCTTTTCGGACAGTTGACAGGATGTGATTCTCTGAGGGATATTTGTCTATGCCTCGAAGCCCATAACAAGATGCTTTATCATCTCGGTTTTCGTAAGGCCGTGAACCATACCTCATTGTCTCGTGCAAACGAAAGCAGGGATTATCGCATTTTTGAGGGGCTGGGCCTTTATTTGATTGCCACGGTCAGACCGATGTTCTCAAATATCCAACTGTCTCAAATTACCATTGATAACGTGATATATGCGCTTGATTCCACGACCATATCAACCAGTATAAGGCTTGCAACGTGGGCTTTGGGGAAATACAGCAAAGGAGCTGTCAAGATGCACGCCCTGTTGGATTTGAGAGGCAGCATACCTGCCAATATCCATATCACGGACGGCAAGTGGCATGACAGCAACGAGCTTGATGCACTGGCACCGGAGCCTTATGCTTTCTACGTGATGGATAAGGCCTATGTTGACTTTAAAGCACTTTTCAGATTTCATCAGGCTCAGGCATTTTGGGTATCACGTCCAAAAGAGAACATGAAATTCGAGACTGTCGAGCAGATGGATATTTCCGATGTCAAGTCTGGCGTACTGGAAGACTCCCGTATAAGGGTAACGGGGTATAACTCAAGCAAGCTGTATCCCGAAGCCATGAGATTTGTCCGCGTTTATGACCCTGATAATGATACTATTGTGGACTTTATATCCAATAACTTTGAAGTCAGTGCCTTGGAAATATCCAACTTGTACCGCCATCGATGGGATATAGAGGTATTCTTCAAGTGGATTAAACAGAACATTACCGTAAAAACTCTGTGGGGATATTCGGAAAATGCTGTCAAAATCCATCTTTGGGCTGCCATCATATCGTATCTGACAGTAGTAAGAATAAAGGTTGCCAGCAACAGCCCTTATTCAATCACCGAGGTGGCTACCCTGATTAGAATATCCGCGTTGGAAAGGACTGACCTGCGGTCGTTGATAACCAAGCTAGACTCATCAATCATTTCAAACCAAAATGTCAAAGAACTCTCGTTATTTGATGATATTTAA
- the rsmA gene encoding 16S rRNA (adenine(1518)-N(6)/adenine(1519)-N(6))-dimethyltransferase RsmA, with the protein MSIVRAKKHLGQHFLKDQNIACKITASLLPVTKGVLEIGPGMGVLTRHLLKDTKFSVLAIDIDQESIDYLHEELPAHKEQIIYGDFLKSDIRNFYTEPFSIIGNLPYNISSQIFFRILENRDLIPQVVCMIQKEVAERISASHGNKTYGILSVFLQTFYDIEYLFTVGEQVFDPPPKVKSAVIRLTRNKREKLDCDEKLFFNIVKSGFNQRRKTLRNSLKSIISPDFASETLSLRPEQLSVEDFITLCKEIQQANK; encoded by the coding sequence ATGAGTATCGTTCGAGCAAAAAAACATCTGGGACAACATTTTTTGAAAGACCAAAACATCGCTTGTAAAATCACGGCGAGTTTACTACCTGTCACCAAAGGGGTACTGGAAATCGGGCCGGGTATGGGAGTACTGACACGTCATTTATTAAAAGATACGAAATTTTCCGTGCTTGCCATTGACATCGACCAGGAGTCCATTGACTACCTGCACGAAGAGCTACCTGCCCATAAAGAGCAGATTATTTACGGGGATTTTCTAAAATCGGATATTCGAAATTTCTACACAGAACCGTTTTCGATTATCGGGAATCTTCCTTATAACATCTCTTCGCAAATCTTTTTCCGTATCCTAGAAAACCGGGATCTAATCCCCCAAGTCGTCTGTATGATACAAAAAGAGGTGGCCGAACGCATCAGTGCCTCTCACGGGAACAAAACATACGGGATTTTAAGCGTATTCCTACAAACATTTTACGACATCGAGTATCTTTTCACCGTGGGAGAACAGGTTTTCGATCCACCACCAAAAGTAAAATCCGCCGTAATCCGACTCACCCGGAATAAAAGGGAAAAACTCGATTGTGACGAAAAACTTTTTTTCAATATCGTAAAATCAGGTTTCAATCAACGACGAAAAACCTTACGTAATTCTTTAAAATCAATTATTTCTCCGGATTTTGCCTCAGAAACGTTATCTTTGCGCCCGGAACAATTAAGTGTAGAGGATTTCATTACACTATGTAAAGAGATTCAGCAGGCAAACAAGTAA
- a CDS encoding acetyl-CoA hydrolase/transferase family protein produces MYQGIKTVSFEEAVKVVKSGDRIHIHSVACAPQGLIQALCNRGRAGELRDVKLQHLHTEGSAPYAEAEFEGIFFLESYFVGSNVRKPTQEGYADYVPVHLSETQKLIRSGIHPVDVAMIQVCPPDKHGFVSMGTSVDATLAAVQNAKTVIAVINPNVPRAWGDAIIRLSDIDIFCEDNTPLIEAHPATLTEQDIAIGKNVASLIEDGATLQMGIGAIPNAVLSQLGNHKNLGIHTEMFADGVLPLYEKGVVNNMNKKFDKGKIVSTFLMGSKRVYDFIDDNPGVAMMDVGYTNDPFIIAQQPKMTAINSALSVDITGQVNADSLGIKFYSGSGGQLDFIRGAAASEGGKPIIALPAVTNKGVSKICPTLLNGAGVVTTRFDVHYIVTEFGIADLYGKTLQERAKTLINIAHPDHRETLDKAAFERFGSHYHFISK; encoded by the coding sequence ATGTATCAAGGAATCAAAACAGTGTCATTTGAAGAGGCTGTAAAAGTTGTAAAATCCGGAGACCGGATTCACATTCACAGTGTGGCTTGTGCCCCCCAAGGTCTAATTCAAGCTCTTTGCAACAGAGGACGTGCAGGAGAATTGAGAGACGTCAAGTTGCAACACTTGCACACGGAAGGTAGTGCCCCGTATGCAGAAGCAGAATTCGAAGGAATCTTCTTCCTAGAATCCTATTTTGTGGGCAGTAATGTGCGTAAACCGACTCAAGAAGGATATGCAGATTATGTACCCGTTCATTTGAGTGAAACCCAGAAACTGATCAGAAGCGGTATTCACCCGGTTGATGTTGCCATGATCCAAGTTTGTCCCCCGGACAAGCATGGTTTTGTATCCATGGGAACCTCCGTTGATGCCACGTTAGCTGCCGTACAGAATGCGAAAACAGTTATTGCTGTTATTAACCCGAATGTTCCGAGAGCATGGGGAGATGCAATTATCAGATTATCTGACATTGACATTTTCTGCGAAGATAATACTCCACTTATCGAAGCTCATCCGGCAACGTTAACAGAACAAGATATTGCTATCGGTAAAAATGTAGCTTCCTTAATCGAGGATGGAGCTACCCTGCAAATGGGAATCGGAGCAATCCCCAATGCGGTACTTTCCCAATTAGGGAACCACAAAAACTTAGGTATTCACACGGAAATGTTTGCTGACGGAGTATTACCCTTGTATGAAAAAGGTGTTGTCAACAACATGAATAAGAAATTCGACAAAGGTAAGATCGTATCAACCTTCTTGATGGGATCAAAAAGAGTATATGACTTCATCGATGACAACCCAGGAGTAGCCATGATGGATGTAGGTTACACGAACGATCCGTTCATCATCGCACAACAACCGAAAATGACGGCTATCAATTCGGCTCTTTCTGTTGACATCACAGGCCAAGTCAACGCAGACTCTTTGGGTATTAAATTTTATAGTGGTAGTGGTGGTCAATTAGACTTCATCCGCGGAGCAGCAGCCAGCGAAGGTGGAAAACCGATTATTGCCTTACCGGCAGTAACAAACAAAGGCGTGAGTAAAATTTGCCCGACCTTGTTAAACGGAGCCGGAGTTGTTACCACTCGTTTCGATGTACACTACATTGTTACGGAATTCGGTATCGCAGACCTTTATGGTAAAACCCTTCAGGAAAGAGCAAAGACTTTAATCAATATTGCTCATCCCGATCACCGAGAAACGCTTGATAAAGCAGCATTCGAAAGATTTGGTAGTCACTACCACTTCATTTCAAAATAA
- the rho gene encoding transcription termination factor Rho codes for MYDILELNEKLLSDLRQIAKELNVKRIESFKKKELIYKILDQQAMIATEETAPVEPKEKKPRVRVIRGGAEKVGDSKGGLAKFNRNKDKKADAKQEKTQNETVKEAPEKKDAVLPVEEVQPINVVHSDILDKDLVFSRTENGIVVEKKGEVVAEPQETEVKNETSEAPKREQAGQKQDRKFFDKRNRKQTNREEVKSEEGKEEVKEEKAVEEVVKEEQVAERPSRPKFVKRNRRVERDEETIRQDVEENDFEDVENESGVKEEAENENYESVPAEFEEKRESQNKMRFDKRDKYYEFEGIILNSGVLEIMPDGYGFLRSSDYNYLNSPDDIYVSQSQIKLFGLSTGDTVEGTVRPPKEGEKYFPLIKVSKINGKSPEAVRDRIPFDHLTPLFPNEKFNLTGSGRATISTRVVDMFAPIGKGQRGLIVAQPKTGKTMLLKEIANAISANHPEVYLIILLIDERPEEVTDMARSVNAEVIASTFDEPAERHVKVANIVLEKAKRMVECGHDVVILLDSITRLARAYNTVSPASGKVLSGGVDANALHKPKRFFGAARNIENGGSLTILATALTETGSKMDDVIFEEFKGTGNMELQLDRKLSNRRIYPAVDITASSTRRDDLLLEDYTLNRIWILRNYLTDMNSVEAMQFVKDRLEKTKSNEEFLISMNDK; via the coding sequence ATGTACGATATTTTAGAACTGAATGAAAAGTTACTTTCAGATTTGCGTCAAATTGCAAAAGAACTGAATGTTAAAAGGATTGAATCCTTTAAAAAGAAAGAATTAATATACAAAATTTTAGATCAGCAAGCCATGATTGCTACCGAGGAAACAGCTCCCGTTGAACCGAAGGAGAAGAAACCTCGCGTGAGAGTGATAAGGGGAGGTGCTGAAAAAGTGGGAGATTCCAAAGGTGGATTGGCTAAATTTAATCGGAATAAAGATAAGAAGGCCGATGCGAAACAGGAGAAAACCCAAAATGAAACTGTCAAAGAGGCTCCCGAAAAGAAAGATGCAGTTTTACCCGTAGAGGAAGTGCAGCCGATCAATGTCGTGCATAGTGATATTTTGGATAAGGATCTGGTTTTCAGTCGTACGGAAAACGGTATTGTTGTAGAGAAAAAAGGAGAGGTTGTTGCAGAACCACAGGAAACGGAAGTAAAGAATGAAACTTCAGAGGCTCCTAAACGTGAGCAAGCCGGACAAAAGCAAGACCGTAAGTTTTTTGATAAGCGTAATCGGAAACAAACCAATCGAGAAGAGGTGAAAAGTGAAGAAGGTAAAGAAGAGGTGAAAGAGGAGAAGGCGGTTGAAGAGGTTGTTAAAGAGGAACAGGTGGCAGAAAGACCCAGCCGTCCGAAGTTTGTAAAACGGAATAGACGTGTTGAGAGAGATGAAGAAACCATTCGTCAAGATGTGGAAGAGAATGATTTTGAAGATGTCGAAAATGAATCTGGCGTTAAGGAAGAGGCTGAAAATGAAAATTATGAAAGCGTTCCTGCTGAGTTTGAAGAAAAAAGAGAAAGTCAAAACAAGATGCGTTTTGACAAACGCGATAAATATTACGAGTTCGAAGGAATTATTTTAAACTCGGGTGTGTTGGAAATCATGCCTGACGGGTATGGATTCCTTAGATCTTCTGATTATAATTACTTGAATTCTCCGGATGATATTTACGTGTCTCAAAGTCAGATTAAGTTATTTGGTTTGTCAACGGGTGACACGGTGGAAGGAACCGTGCGTCCCCCGAAAGAAGGAGAGAAGTATTTCCCGTTGATTAAAGTATCGAAAATTAACGGGAAGTCTCCGGAAGCGGTGCGTGACCGAATCCCGTTTGATCACTTGACCCCGCTTTTCCCGAATGAAAAATTCAATCTTACCGGAAGTGGGCGGGCTACGATTTCTACTCGTGTGGTGGATATGTTTGCCCCGATCGGTAAAGGACAGCGCGGTTTGATCGTGGCTCAGCCGAAAACGGGTAAGACGATGTTGCTAAAAGAAATTGCTAATGCAATTTCAGCCAATCATCCTGAAGTGTATTTGATTATCCTGTTGATTGACGAGCGTCCGGAAGAGGTAACCGATATGGCTCGTAGCGTGAATGCGGAGGTGATTGCCTCTACTTTCGACGAGCCGGCAGAGCGTCACGTGAAGGTGGCCAATATCGTGTTGGAAAAAGCTAAGCGTATGGTAGAATGTGGGCATGACGTGGTGATCCTGTTGGATTCAATTACTCGTCTGGCTCGTGCTTATAACACGGTATCTCCTGCATCCGGAAAGGTGCTTTCCGGTGGTGTGGATGCAAATGCATTACACAAACCGAAACGGTTCTTTGGTGCAGCCCGTAATATCGAAAATGGTGGTTCGTTGACGATTCTGGCAACCGCGTTGACTGAGACCGGTTCAAAAATGGACGACGTGATTTTCGAGGAATTCAAGGGTACTGGAAATATGGAGTTGCAGTTGGATCGCAAGTTGTCCAACCGTCGTATTTACCCGGCTGTGGATATTACGGCATCAAGTACGCGTCGTGATGACTTGTTGTTGGAGGACTACACGTTGAACCGTATCTGGATTTTGCGTAACTATTTGACGGATATGAATTCTGTTGAGGCAATGCAATTCGTGAAGGATCGTTTGGAAAAGACGAAATCTAACGAGGAATTCTTGATCTCGATGAATGATAAATAG